From the genome of Pseudomonas sp. TMP9, one region includes:
- a CDS encoding phosphoadenylyl-sulfate reductase — translation MSLPFDATELAADFADKSPQDILKLAFEHFGDELWLSFSGAEDVVLVDMAWKLNKNVKVFSLDTGRLHPETYRFIDQVREHYGISIDLLSPDATALEPLVKAKGLFSFYKDGHGECCGIRKTAPLRRKLATVKAWATGQRHDQSPSTRSQVAVVELDAAFSTAQNTLFKFNPLAQMSSEAIWAYIRMLELPYNSLHERGFVSIGCEPCTRPVLPNQHEREGRWWWEEATQKECGLHAGNLIAKG, via the coding sequence ATGAGCCTCCCCTTTGATGCTACCGAACTGGCGGCGGACTTCGCCGACAAGTCGCCACAGGACATTCTCAAACTCGCTTTTGAACACTTCGGTGATGAATTGTGGTTGTCCTTCAGCGGCGCCGAAGATGTAGTGCTGGTCGACATGGCCTGGAAGCTCAACAAGAACGTCAAGGTATTCAGCCTCGACACCGGTCGCCTGCACCCAGAGACCTACCGCTTTATCGATCAAGTACGCGAGCATTACGGCATTAGCATCGACCTGCTCTCGCCTGATGCAACTGCACTAGAACCCTTAGTCAAGGCAAAGGGTTTGTTCAGCTTCTATAAGGATGGCCATGGCGAATGCTGCGGCATCCGCAAAACCGCTCCGCTTCGGCGCAAACTCGCCACCGTTAAGGCTTGGGCCACCGGCCAGCGCCACGACCAGAGCCCAAGCACTCGTAGCCAAGTGGCCGTGGTCGAACTCGATGCCGCCTTTTCTACAGCGCAAAACACCCTGTTTAAGTTCAACCCATTGGCGCAGATGAGTAGCGAAGCTATATGGGCTTATATCCGCATGCTTGAACTGCCTTACAACAGCCTGCATGAACGCGGCTTTGTCAGCATCGGCTGTGAGCCCTGCACGCGGCCGGTGCTGCCTAATCAGCATGAGCGCGAAGGCCGCTGGTGGTGGGAAGAAGCCACACAAAAAGAATGCGGCCTGCATGCCGGCAATCTGATTGCCAAGGGTTGA
- a CDS encoding DUF3509 domain-containing protein, translated as MDNINRELVEQLFSPLRATFSLPRPDGGVVLSLLDASDATAYSRVLSPAQRTDPQAFAQSLEDIRLELAMRSGSIPADMRKALKEQDSVLSYHTD; from the coding sequence ATGGATAACATTAACCGCGAACTCGTTGAGCAGCTCTTCTCTCCCTTGCGCGCCACATTCAGCCTACCCCGCCCAGATGGTGGCGTGGTCCTCTCGTTACTGGATGCAAGCGACGCCACAGCGTATAGCCGTGTGCTCAGCCCAGCCCAACGCACTGACCCTCAAGCTTTTGCGCAAAGCCTTGAAGACATCCGTCTTGAGCTGGCCATGCGCTCCGGCAGCATCCCCGCCGATATGCGTAAAGCGCTTAAAGAACAAGACAGCGTGCTCAGCTACCACACCGACTAG
- the recR gene encoding recombination mediator RecR: MSFSPLIRHLIDSLRILPGVGQKTAQRMALQMLERDRSGALRLAQALTQAMEGVGHCKQCRSLSEDDECQLCADPRRDDSVLCVVEGPMDVYAVEHTGFRGRYFVLKGHLSPLDGLGPEAIGIPELLARIAAGGFAEVILATNPTVEGEATAHYIAQLLAGKGLIASRIAHGMPLGGELELVDGGTLAHSIAGRRPIVI; the protein is encoded by the coding sequence ATGAGTTTCAGCCCGCTGATCCGCCACCTGATTGATTCTCTGCGCATTCTTCCCGGCGTTGGGCAAAAAACCGCTCAACGTATGGCCTTGCAGATGCTTGAGCGTGATCGCTCTGGGGCGCTGCGCTTGGCCCAGGCGCTGACGCAGGCCATGGAAGGGGTTGGCCACTGTAAGCAGTGTCGCAGCCTCAGTGAAGATGATGAGTGTCAGCTCTGTGCTGATCCGCGCCGGGATGACAGTGTGCTGTGCGTGGTTGAGGGGCCAATGGATGTGTATGCGGTCGAACATACGGGCTTTCGTGGCCGCTACTTTGTCCTCAAGGGGCATTTATCACCGCTCGATGGGCTCGGCCCAGAAGCGATTGGTATTCCTGAGTTGCTGGCACGGATCGCTGCGGGTGGTTTTGCCGAGGTGATTCTGGCGACCAACCCAACGGTCGAGGGCGAAGCCACCGCCCATTACATTGCTCAGCTGTTGGCGGGTAAAGGCTTAATCGCGTCGCGCATTGCCCATGGCATGCCGCTCGGCGGTGAGCTGGAATTGGTTGATGGCGGCACCTTAGCGCACTCGATTGCGGGGCGCCGACCTATTGTCATCTAG
- the thrH gene encoding bifunctional phosphoserine phosphatase/homoserine phosphotransferase ThrH, with protein MEIACLDLEGVLVPEIWIAFAEKTGIESLKATTRDIPDYDVLMKQRLRILDEHGLKLSDIQEVIATLKPLEGAVEFVDWLRERFQVVILSDTFYEFSQPLMRQLGFPTLLCHKLVTDETDRVVDYQLRQKDPKRQSVLAFKSLYYRVIAAGDSYNDTTMLSEAHAGILFHAPENVIREFPQFPAVHTFEALKREFLKASNRPLSL; from the coding sequence GTGGAAATCGCGTGTCTCGACCTGGAAGGCGTACTGGTCCCGGAAATTTGGATCGCCTTCGCGGAAAAAACTGGCATCGAATCGCTAAAAGCGACCACCCGGGATATTCCCGATTACGACGTGCTGATGAAGCAGCGCCTGCGCATTCTGGATGAACATGGCTTAAAGCTGTCTGATATTCAGGAGGTGATCGCCACACTCAAGCCGCTGGAGGGCGCAGTGGAGTTCGTCGATTGGCTGCGCGAACGCTTTCAAGTGGTGATTTTGTCAGACACCTTCTATGAGTTCTCCCAGCCGCTGATGCGTCAGTTAGGTTTCCCCACCTTGCTGTGTCACAAGCTGGTTACCGATGAGACTGACCGCGTGGTTGATTACCAGCTGCGCCAGAAAGACCCCAAGCGTCAGTCGGTGCTTGCCTTCAAGAGCCTGTACTACCGAGTGATTGCGGCGGGTGACTCGTACAACGACACCACCATGCTCAGTGAAGCCCATGCAGGCATCCTGTTTCATGCGCCAGAGAATGTGATCCGCGAGTTCCCACAATTCCCAGCGGTTCACACGTTTGAAGCGCTCAAGCGTGAGTTCCTCAAAGCGTCCAATCGTCCGTTGAGCTTGTAA
- a CDS encoding DUF1883 domain-containing protein, whose protein sequence is MKFIHQREHLNEDDLVVIECSQTCNIRLMSDANFRSFKNGGRHTYHGGAFDTFPAKIAVPSSGFWNITIDTVSRKAVSVTQKPTLKHSIKIVRRSTSRLS, encoded by the coding sequence ATGAAATTTATACACCAGCGCGAACACCTTAACGAAGACGACCTTGTCGTGATTGAGTGCTCGCAGACCTGCAACATTCGCCTGATGAGCGATGCTAACTTTCGCAGTTTCAAGAATGGCGGCCGCCATACCTATCACGGTGGCGCTTTTGACACCTTCCCGGCGAAAATCGCCGTGCCCAGCAGCGGCTTCTGGAATATCACCATCGACACGGTGAGTCGTAAGGCTGTCAGCGTCACCCAAAAACCGACCCTCAAGCATTCGATCAAAATCGTGCGTAGGTCGACGTCACGCCTGAGCTGA
- the ahpF gene encoding alkyl hydroperoxide reductase subunit F produces the protein MLDATLKAQLKAYLEKVIQPFEIVASLDDSDKSEEMSAMLHDIVSLTDKITLREDGSDDRKPSFSLHRPGADIGLRFAGIPMGHEFTSLVLALLQVGGHPSKLEADVIEQIKAIEGHFSFETYFSLSCQNCPDVVQALNLMAVLNPNIRHVAIDGALFQAEVEERQIMSVPSIYLNGELFSQGRMGVEEILAKIDTSASTRDAEKLNAREAFDVLVVGGGPAGAAAAVYAARKGIRTGVAAERFGGQVLDTMSIENFISVQETEGPKLVRALEEHVKQYEVDIMNLQRASAIIPGKHAGELHEVQFENGASLKAKTLILATGARWREMNVPGELEYRGKGVAYCPHCDGPLFKGKRVAVIGGGNSGVEAAIDLAGIVAHVTLIEFDSQLRADAVLQNKLNSMGNVTIIKSALTTEVKGDGQKVSALVYKDRGTEELHTIELEGIFVQIGLLPNSDWLKGTIELSPRGEIIVDAKGSTNVPGIFAAGDVTTVPYKQIVIAIGEGAKASLSAFDYLIRTS, from the coding sequence ATGTTGGACGCCACGCTTAAAGCCCAATTGAAGGCCTACCTAGAAAAGGTCATTCAACCGTTCGAGATCGTCGCGTCCCTTGATGACAGCGACAAATCTGAAGAAATGAGTGCAATGCTGCACGACATCGTCAGCCTGACTGACAAGATCACCCTGCGTGAAGACGGTAGCGATGACCGCAAGCCTTCTTTCTCGCTGCATCGCCCGGGTGCAGACATCGGATTACGCTTCGCCGGTATCCCCATGGGCCATGAATTTACCTCCTTGGTGCTGGCGCTGCTGCAAGTTGGCGGTCACCCCTCCAAGCTTGAAGCGGATGTGATTGAACAGATCAAGGCTATTGAAGGCCACTTCAGCTTCGAAACCTACTTCTCGCTGTCCTGCCAGAACTGCCCAGATGTGGTGCAGGCGCTGAACCTGATGGCGGTCCTTAACCCGAATATTCGCCATGTAGCGATTGACGGTGCGCTGTTTCAGGCGGAAGTCGAAGAACGTCAGATCATGTCGGTGCCGAGCATTTACTTGAACGGCGAACTGTTCAGCCAAGGCCGCATGGGTGTGGAAGAAATCCTCGCCAAGATTGATACAAGTGCCTCAACGCGTGATGCCGAGAAGCTTAATGCCAGAGAAGCTTTTGATGTTCTGGTAGTAGGCGGCGGCCCAGCAGGCGCTGCAGCGGCTGTTTATGCGGCGCGCAAAGGTATTCGTACCGGTGTTGCAGCTGAACGCTTTGGCGGCCAAGTGCTCGATACTATGTCGATCGAGAACTTTATTTCGGTGCAGGAAACCGAAGGTCCAAAGCTGGTCCGTGCGTTGGAAGAGCACGTTAAACAGTACGAAGTGGACATCATGAATCTGCAGCGTGCCAGCGCCATTATCCCAGGTAAGCATGCCGGTGAGCTGCATGAAGTACAGTTCGAGAACGGCGCTTCACTGAAAGCTAAAACGCTCATTCTCGCCACCGGCGCACGCTGGAGAGAAATGAACGTGCCTGGTGAATTGGAATACCGAGGCAAGGGCGTTGCTTACTGCCCGCATTGCGATGGCCCGTTGTTTAAGGGCAAGCGTGTGGCCGTAATCGGTGGCGGTAACTCCGGAGTGGAAGCGGCGATCGATCTGGCCGGTATTGTTGCCCACGTCACGCTGATCGAGTTTGACAGCCAATTGCGCGCTGATGCGGTGTTGCAGAACAAGCTCAACAGCATGGGCAACGTCACCATTATCAAAAGTGCACTGACCACCGAAGTTAAAGGCGACGGCCAGAAGGTTAGCGCCTTGGTCTACAAAGATCGCGGCACTGAAGAACTGCACACCATCGAGCTGGAAGGTATTTTCGTACAGATCGGTCTGTTGCCTAATAGTGATTGGCTCAAGGGTACGATCGAGTTGTCGCCACGAGGTGAGATCATCGTCGACGCCAAAGGCAGCACTAATGTGCCGGGTATCTTCGCCGCCGGTGACGTGACAACGGTGCCATACAAGCAGATCGTGATTGCTATCGGCGAGGGCGCCAAAGCGTCGCTGAGTGCATTCGATTATCTGATCCGCACCAGCTGA
- a CDS encoding Lpp/OprI family alanine-zipper lipoprotein, which translates to MNNVLKFSALALAAVLATGCSSMSKETESRLTATEDAAARAQARADEAYSKADEAMAAAQKAQQTADEANERALRMLEKASRK; encoded by the coding sequence ATGAACAACGTTCTGAAATTCTCTGCTCTGGCATTGGCCGCAGTTCTGGCTACCGGTTGCAGCAGCATGTCCAAAGAAACTGAGTCCCGTTTGACTGCAACTGAAGATGCAGCCGCTCGCGCTCAAGCCCGTGCCGACGAAGCCTACAGCAAGGCTGACGAGGCTATGGCAGCTGCTCAGAAGGCTCAGCAAACTGCTGACGAAGCCAATGAGCGTGCTCTGCGTATGCTGGAAAAAGCCAGCCGCAAGTAA
- the dnaX gene encoding DNA polymerase III subunit gamma/tau, with amino-acid sequence MSYQVLARKWRPRSFNEMVGQTHVLRALINALDSQRLHHAYLFTGTRGVGKTTIARIIAKCLNCETGISSTPCGVCSICKEIDEGRFIDLIEVDAASRTKVEDTRELLDNVQYSPSRGRFKVYLIDEVHMLSTSSFNALLKTLEEPPPHVKFLLATTDPQKLPVTVLSRCLQFSLKNMPPERVVDHLSHVLAAEQIPFESDALWLLGRAADGSMRDAMSLTDQAIAFGEGKVLAADVRAMLGTLDHGQVYGVLHALLEGDARGLIEAVRHLAEQGPDWNGVLSEMLNVLHRVAIAQALPEAVDNGQGDRERVLELAQVLPSEDVQFYYQMGLIGRRDLPLSPDPRSGFEMVLLRMLAFRPADTHDVPRVALKPLGISQATADPTSNPVADAAVAAQVHVVEATAPAPQALSAVTPVASSEAAEIVMPVMDATPVELEEPAPQAAPINEAPTVAAVVNLPWEEQAQAANIQVEAPAAPTAPDIRAEASPPAMLEPVAVKPLLSADTDADDDEPPLGDYDYVEMDAESFDYDFDAVESAASAEPEVLPAAQPATGLAADWLELFPKLGLSGMTGSIGANCTLISVEGDNWLLHLDPAQAALFNLTQQRRLNEALNQFHDRELTVLIELCKPEQETPGQAAAHKRANRQRDAEAAIHQDPVIQQMIQQFAAVIRADSIEPLDTSVNP; translated from the coding sequence ATGAGTTATCAGGTTCTTGCACGCAAGTGGCGTCCACGCTCATTCAATGAAATGGTGGGTCAGACTCATGTGCTTCGGGCGCTGATCAATGCGCTGGACAGTCAGCGTCTGCACCATGCCTATCTGTTCACGGGCACTCGCGGTGTCGGCAAAACCACTATCGCGCGGATTATTGCTAAGTGCCTGAATTGTGAAACTGGAATCAGTTCAACGCCTTGTGGCGTTTGTTCGATCTGCAAAGAGATTGATGAAGGCCGCTTTATTGATTTGATTGAAGTCGATGCTGCCAGCCGTACCAAAGTAGAAGACACCCGCGAGTTGCTCGACAACGTGCAGTACTCACCCAGCCGCGGGCGTTTTAAGGTTTACCTGATTGACGAAGTGCATATGCTCTCAACCAGTTCCTTCAACGCACTGTTGAAAACGCTGGAAGAGCCGCCGCCCCACGTCAAATTCCTTCTGGCCACCACTGATCCACAGAAATTACCGGTCACGGTGTTGTCGCGCTGCTTGCAGTTTTCGCTAAAGAACATGCCGCCTGAGCGAGTGGTTGATCACCTCAGTCATGTTCTGGCTGCCGAGCAGATTCCATTTGAAAGCGATGCGCTCTGGTTACTTGGGCGCGCGGCAGATGGCTCCATGCGCGACGCCATGAGCTTGACCGATCAGGCGATTGCCTTCGGTGAAGGCAAGGTGTTGGCGGCTGATGTTCGGGCCATGCTAGGTACTCTCGACCACGGGCAGGTTTACGGCGTATTGCACGCCTTGCTGGAAGGTGATGCCCGAGGGCTGATTGAAGCAGTGCGTCATTTGGCGGAGCAGGGCCCGGACTGGAATGGCGTGTTGTCCGAAATGCTCAACGTACTGCACCGTGTGGCGATAGCTCAAGCTCTGCCTGAGGCGGTAGACAATGGCCAAGGGGACCGCGAACGAGTGCTTGAGCTGGCGCAGGTTCTGCCCAGCGAGGACGTACAGTTCTATTACCAAATGGGTCTTATCGGCCGCCGAGATTTGCCGTTGTCACCTGATCCACGTAGCGGTTTCGAAATGGTGCTGTTACGCATGTTGGCATTCCGCCCAGCGGATACCCATGATGTGCCGAGGGTAGCGCTAAAGCCGCTGGGGATTAGTCAGGCCACCGCTGATCCCACGAGCAACCCAGTGGCCGATGCTGCTGTCGCCGCCCAGGTCCATGTTGTTGAGGCCACGGCACCTGCGCCCCAGGCGCTCTCTGCCGTAACACCTGTCGCATCCTCTGAAGCAGCTGAAATCGTTATGCCGGTTATGGATGCGACGCCGGTGGAGTTAGAAGAACCGGCGCCACAGGCTGCGCCCATAAATGAAGCACCTACAGTGGCAGCTGTCGTCAATCTGCCTTGGGAAGAGCAGGCGCAAGCAGCGAATATTCAAGTTGAAGCGCCTGCCGCACCGACAGCGCCCGATATAAGAGCTGAAGCGTCGCCCCCAGCAATGCTTGAGCCCGTAGCAGTCAAGCCGTTGCTGTCGGCTGATACGGATGCAGATGACGACGAGCCACCGCTGGGCGACTACGACTATGTCGAGATGGACGCCGAGTCGTTTGATTATGATTTTGACGCAGTGGAAAGCGCCGCATCTGCCGAGCCTGAGGTATTACCCGCAGCGCAACCGGCGACGGGGCTTGCTGCTGATTGGCTGGAGTTATTCCCCAAACTCGGTTTATCTGGGATGACTGGCAGTATCGGCGCCAACTGCACATTGATTTCTGTTGAGGGCGATAACTGGCTGTTGCACCTTGATCCTGCTCAGGCAGCGCTGTTTAACCTTACTCAGCAGCGGCGCCTTAATGAAGCGCTTAACCAATTTCATGACCGCGAACTCACGGTATTGATCGAGTTGTGTAAGCCTGAACAGGAGACGCCAGGGCAGGCGGCAGCGCACAAACGGGCTAATCGCCAGCGTGATGCTGAGGCTGCGATCCATCAAGACCCTGTGATTCAACAAATGATTCAGCAGTTCGCTGCGGTGATTCGCGCGGACAGCATTGAACCCCTAGACACTTCCGTTAACCCCTAA
- a CDS encoding GNAT family N-acetyltransferase: MSEALTVHHDLAGHQFETTVDGDRAYLAYMDLGKQTLDIYRTFVPNSLRGRGVAAALTEHALQYAERMGYSVIASCSYVERYMARRQRQADQS, encoded by the coding sequence ATGAGCGAGGCATTGACGGTTCACCATGACCTTGCAGGCCATCAATTCGAGACCACCGTGGACGGTGATCGGGCCTATTTGGCTTATATGGACCTTGGCAAGCAAACCTTGGATATCTACCGTACTTTTGTGCCCAACTCCCTGCGTGGGCGAGGCGTCGCTGCCGCGTTGACTGAACATGCCCTGCAATATGCGGAGCGCATGGGCTACAGCGTGATTGCATCGTGCTCCTATGTGGAGCGCTACATGGCACGCCGTCAGCGGCAAGCAGATCAAAGCTGA
- a CDS encoding RNA methyltransferase — protein MHIHDLHQRLTDLGAKPMHIGRITRAWLRGMPLDTGTRNQKTENFLPLAVRNALPELSRELDQLARLSAEHPGSDGSARLLVELSDKQMVESVLLPRDGLCVSSQVGCAVGCVFCMTGKSGLLRQLTTSEILAQVVLARRFRPVKKVVFMGMGEPAHNLDNVLEAINLLGTEGGIGQRNLVFSTVGDPRVFERLPQQQVKPALALSLHSTDAELRQQLLPRAPRTNPEELVELGEIYSRQVDYPIQYQWTLLKGINDSQAEMDGILRLLKGKYAIMNLIPYNSLQDDEFQRPEGDRIVQIVRYLHSRGVQTKVRNSAGQDIDGGCGQLRARATELLSQRKSRT, from the coding sequence ATGCATATCCACGATCTTCACCAACGCCTGACTGACCTCGGTGCCAAGCCCATGCACATTGGGCGCATCACCCGTGCCTGGCTGCGCGGCATGCCGTTGGACACCGGCACACGCAATCAAAAAACTGAGAACTTCCTGCCGCTGGCGGTGCGTAATGCCCTGCCAGAGCTGAGCCGTGAACTTGATCAGTTGGCGCGACTGAGCGCCGAACACCCCGGCAGCGATGGTTCGGCACGCCTGCTGGTGGAGCTGAGTGACAAACAAATGGTAGAAAGCGTGCTGCTGCCCCGTGATGGTCTCTGCGTATCCAGCCAAGTGGGGTGTGCGGTGGGCTGCGTGTTTTGCATGACGGGTAAAAGCGGGCTGCTGCGCCAGCTGACAACCAGCGAAATACTGGCTCAAGTGGTGTTAGCACGGCGCTTTCGACCCGTGAAAAAAGTGGTCTTCATGGGCATGGGTGAGCCGGCGCACAACCTCGACAATGTGCTGGAGGCGATTAACCTGCTCGGCACCGAAGGGGGTATCGGCCAGCGCAACTTGGTGTTCTCCACCGTCGGCGACCCGCGGGTATTCGAGCGTTTGCCGCAGCAGCAGGTCAAACCAGCTTTGGCCTTATCACTTCACAGCACAGACGCTGAACTGCGCCAGCAACTGCTGCCGCGCGCCCCGCGCACCAACCCAGAAGAGCTGGTCGAGCTGGGCGAAATTTATTCGCGACAGGTTGATTATCCGATCCAGTACCAGTGGACGCTGCTCAAGGGCATCAACGACAGCCAGGCAGAAATGGACGGCATCCTGCGTCTGCTAAAGGGTAAGTACGCGATCATGAATCTGATCCCCTACAACAGCCTTCAAGATGACGAGTTCCAACGTCCGGAGGGTGATCGTATCGTGCAAATCGTGCGCTACCTGCACAGCCGCGGCGTGCAGACCAAAGTGCGTAACTCGGCCGGCCAGGATATAGACGGCGGGTGTGGCCAACTAAGGGCTCGGGCTACTGAGTTACTCAGCCAACGTAAAAGTCGCACTTAG
- a CDS encoding HU family DNA-binding protein, producing the protein MAITKDQLISDIAEAIDTPKSTVRAALEQLSEIISDALENGDEITLPGIGKFKVSERPARTGRNPQTGQAIQIAAKKVVKYVPAKALSDALNS; encoded by the coding sequence GTGGCAATCACCAAAGACCAGCTGATAAGTGATATCGCAGAGGCGATCGACACGCCGAAAAGCACTGTGCGCGCAGCACTTGAACAACTGAGTGAGATTATCAGCGACGCACTGGAGAACGGTGATGAAATCACCCTGCCTGGGATTGGCAAATTTAAAGTGAGTGAACGCCCTGCTCGAACCGGCCGCAATCCGCAGACCGGGCAGGCGATTCAAATTGCAGCGAAAAAAGTCGTCAAATACGTGCCTGCAAAAGCACTGAGCGATGCACTTAACAGTTGA
- a CDS encoding YbaB/EbfC family nucleoid-associated protein → MMKGGGMAGLMKQAQQMQEKMQKMQEELANAEVTGQSGAGLVSVVMTGRHDVKRVSLDDSLMQEDKEILEDLIAAAVNDAVRKIEHNSQEKMSGMTSGMQLPPGFKMPF, encoded by the coding sequence ATGATGAAAGGTGGCGGCATGGCCGGCCTGATGAAGCAGGCCCAGCAAATGCAAGAAAAAATGCAGAAGATGCAAGAAGAGCTGGCGAACGCCGAAGTGACCGGTCAGTCCGGTGCTGGGCTGGTCAGTGTGGTCATGACGGGGCGTCACGATGTTAAGCGCGTCAGCCTGGATGACAGCTTGATGCAGGAAGACAAAGAAATTCTCGAAGACCTGATCGCCGCTGCGGTGAACGATGCGGTGCGCAAGATTGAACACAACAGCCAAGAAAAAATGTCGGGTATGACTTCAGGCATGCAACTACCACCAGGCTTTAAGATGCCGTTTTAA
- a CDS encoding methyl-accepting chemotaxis protein produces the protein MLRAFANLGFRWKIALPILLLAVLLVAMGTLGIRGINQVADSSTKLTNRFLPGISLLLNADRDLYQAFVAERSLLSQGAAAYGQALTASHSENLQQAYDRVHTFADMQPGSEAMQLVAQFDAGFERWKATSQKVLQLAVSDPQAASALSFSSSEEQFEMMRDAIDKLGEMDDAAANAEGLAAIELGETLSWQQSVIIAIGLGVCLVLVVGFPILVTKPLHNLLNRIEQIADGDGDLRVRIEVLSNDELGKLSHAFNRFLDKLQPLIKEVSRVTGEVESAAQNLAAMAAANDRLISSEHAAVDQVSTAATEMSSAVNEVARNAQNAADAARSAEAQSRDGAQVVSATINSIRQLAQEVESASITIQTLEQEATSIGTVLAVIRGIAEQTNLLALNAAIEAARAGEQGRGFAVVADEVRALAARTQESTKDIQEMIERLQIGVQNAVKATHSGSSKARQSVEQAAGVDQALTDTSDSVMRINDMTAQIATACEEQSSVTEEIARNINDIRDLSNQAAQTSEQSAQASQRLSELSHGLSKLVGRFRV, from the coding sequence ATGTTACGAGCATTCGCTAATTTAGGGTTTCGTTGGAAAATTGCCCTACCGATTTTGCTCTTGGCTGTATTGCTCGTTGCCATGGGTACTCTGGGTATACGAGGGATAAATCAAGTCGCTGATTCCAGCACCAAGCTGACGAATCGTTTTTTGCCGGGCATCAGCCTGCTGCTCAATGCGGACCGTGATCTTTATCAAGCATTCGTTGCCGAGCGCAGCTTACTCAGCCAGGGAGCAGCTGCTTATGGGCAGGCGCTAACTGCCTCGCACAGCGAAAACCTGCAGCAAGCGTATGACCGTGTGCACACATTTGCGGATATGCAGCCTGGCAGCGAAGCGATGCAATTGGTTGCGCAATTTGATGCGGGGTTTGAGCGCTGGAAGGCGACCTCGCAGAAAGTCTTGCAACTGGCGGTGAGTGATCCACAAGCAGCCAGCGCATTGAGCTTCAGTAGCAGCGAAGAGCAGTTTGAAATGATGCGTGACGCGATCGACAAACTAGGCGAGATGGATGATGCCGCCGCTAATGCTGAAGGGCTTGCGGCCATTGAGCTCGGAGAAACCTTGAGTTGGCAACAAAGCGTGATCATCGCAATCGGTTTAGGTGTTTGCCTCGTGCTGGTAGTGGGTTTTCCGATTCTGGTTACTAAGCCGTTGCACAATTTACTCAACCGTATTGAACAGATCGCCGATGGTGATGGCGATCTGCGGGTGCGTATCGAGGTGTTATCTAACGATGAGTTGGGCAAGCTCAGTCATGCTTTCAATCGGTTTTTGGATAAATTGCAGCCACTAATTAAGGAGGTAAGTCGAGTTACTGGGGAGGTCGAAAGCGCTGCGCAAAATTTGGCCGCGATGGCCGCCGCTAATGATCGTTTGATTAGCAGTGAGCATGCGGCAGTTGATCAAGTCAGTACTGCCGCAACCGAGATGAGTTCTGCGGTGAATGAGGTGGCGCGCAATGCGCAAAATGCAGCAGATGCCGCACGCAGCGCCGAGGCTCAGTCTCGTGACGGTGCGCAAGTGGTAAGCGCTACGATCAACTCCATCCGTCAGCTCGCACAGGAAGTCGAAAGCGCTTCAATCACCATTCAGACCCTTGAGCAAGAAGCGACCAGTATCGGCACAGTGCTGGCCGTTATCCGTGGTATCGCTGAGCAAACTAATTTGCTGGCCCTAAATGCTGCAATTGAAGCGGCACGTGCGGGTGAGCAGGGCCGTGGTTTTGCCGTGGTGGCAGATGAGGTGCGCGCACTGGCGGCACGTACGCAAGAGTCGACCAAGGACATTCAGGAGATGATCGAGCGTCTGCAGATCGGTGTGCAGAATGCCGTTAAGGCCACTCATTCAGGCAGCAGCAAAGCACGGCAAAGTGTCGAGCAGGCGGCCGGTGTGGATCAGGCGCTCACCGACACCAGTGACTCGGTTATGCGTATCAATGACATGACGGCCCAGATCGCGACGGCCTGTGAGGAGCAAAGCAGTGTGACCGAAGAGATTGCTCGCAATATCAATGATATTCGAGACTTGTCCAATCAAGCCGCGCAAACTTCTGAGCAAAGTGCTCAAGCCAGCCAGCGGCTTTCTGAGTTGTCGCATGGCTTGAGTAAGCTGGTGGGGCGGTTTCGTGTGTAG